The genomic window TTATCTCGTCAACCCGCGCTCTCCCGAGCTCTTCGGTCGGCGCACCTATGCGTCGCTGGATGATATCCCGGGAAACGTTGACGCCATTTTCGTCGCGGTAGGCGCCGAGGCGGTCGTTGACGTTGCCAAGCAGGCGGTTCGCAAGGGCGCAGGCGCCATGGCGATCCTGTCGAGCGGCTTCGGCGAGACGGAGGATGGCAAGGTGGCCCAGCAGGCTTTGGTTGATATTGCGGAAGCCAACGACATCGCTGTGTGCGGGCCGAACTGCCTTGGCTTGCTGAATTTCGTCGGACGTGCTGCGTTGTTCGGCACGTCCTTGCCTGATGACGTCAAGCGCGGCGGTGTTGCGGCGATTGTTCAAAGCGGCTCCGTGGGCATCGCGTTGCTCAACTCAGCCAGAGGCGTCGGCTTCAGCTATCTCATCACCACGGGGAACGAAGCCGTCACTTCTGCGGCTGATTACATCGATGCGGTGATCGATGATCCGAACGTCACGACGATTCTGGTGTTCGCCGAGCAGATCAAGAAGCCGGCGGCATTCATGAAGGCGTTGCGGCGCGCCCGTGAGGTTGGCAAGCCCGTGATTGTTCTCAAGAGCGGCCGCTCGCAATCGGGCAAGGCGGCGGTCATGGCCCACACCGGCGCCATTGCAGGAAGCGATGAGGCTTGTGATGCGGCGCTGCTTGCGGCTGGCGCGATGCAGGTTCATTCGATCGATGAATTGATCGAGACGGCACTGCTCGCTTCGAGCATCCGTGCGCGCCCGACGGCGACCCAGATTGGCGGTCTGTCTCTCTCAGGAGGTGAGATCGCGCTAGTGCTGGACGCTGCTGAAGAACTTGGCGTGGAGTTTGCGCCGCTCGGCTCGGCGAAGCCGAAGGTGAAAGAGCTGCTTCCGCCGTTCGCACACCTGTCCAATCCGTTGGACCTGACTTGGGCCGGGCTTTACGATCCGGCCGTCGCGCGGGATTGCGCACATGCGATCGCGTCGCAGACCGATGTGGGCATGCTTGTGTTGATCCAGGACGCACCAAGCCGGCTTGGTGTCCAGCAGGCGACCCGCTATTCGAAATTGCTTGAAGCAGTTGCAAGCGGTGCCGCAGCGGCCAACACGCCGGTGGTGGCGTTGTCGAACGTATCGGACCAGCCTCATGCCGCACTTCAGGAGGTCGCGGACAAGGTCGGAATTCCCTATCTGCGCGGGACACGAGTGGGGCTCTCCGCCATCTCTCACTACTTGAGATGGTCGGCGAACTCGGTGCGTGCACCCGCCGCGGATTCAGCGAGCGCGGCGCGCCTCGCCAAATCCGGTCTTGACCTGGTGCCGTCACACCGTTTGGCGGCCGAGCATGAAGCGCGCGACGTGCTCAAGAGTTACGGTGTCGAAGGACCGCGTGAAACTTTTGCGACGTCGGTGAATGAGGCTGTCGCGGCCGCGGAAGAGATCGGTTTCCCGATTGTGCTGAAGGGGCTTGTTGAGAACATGGTTCACAAGTCCGACGCCGGGCTTGTGAAGGTCGGTCTCACTTCGGCTGAGGCCGTCCGAAGCGCGGCTGAGGCGATGCTGGTGTCCGCCGCCAAGGTGGAAGGCAAATTTCTTGGCTTCCTGGTTCAACGGAAGGTCTCTTCGCTTGGCGAAATCTTTATCGGCGCAAGAGTCGATGCCGATTTCGGTCCGTTGATCGTCGTTGGTGCAGGCGGCGTTCAAGTCGAGCTCTATAAGGATGTGGCCATCCGGCTTGCGCCGATCGATGAAGATGCGGCGAGAGAAGCCATCGCCTCGACAAAGGTTGCACAGCTTCTGGGTGGTTTTCGCGGAGCACCCGCGGGCGACATCCAGGCTGTGGCCCGGACAGTCAGTGCACTGTCGCGATTCATGGCGGACTTTTCCGATCGGATTCATGAGATCGAGATCAATCCGCTCGCTGTGCTGGAAAATGGAAAGGGTTGTGTTGCCCTGGACTGCG from Nitrobacteraceae bacterium AZCC 1564 includes these protein-coding regions:
- a CDS encoding acyl-CoA synthetase (NDP forming) (product_source=COG1042; cath_funfam=3.30.1490.20,3.30.470.20,3.40.50.261,3.40.50.720; cog=COG1042; ko=KO:K24012; pfam=PF13380,PF13549,PF13607; smart=SM00881; superfamily=51735,52210,56059), with translation MGVQSLLRPKSIAIVGASEKVGPGFNAVKALEFVGYEGEVYLVNPRSPELFGRRTYASLDDIPGNVDAIFVAVGAEAVVDVAKQAVRKGAGAMAILSSGFGETEDGKVAQQALVDIAEANDIAVCGPNCLGLLNFVGRAALFGTSLPDDVKRGGVAAIVQSGSVGIALLNSARGVGFSYLITTGNEAVTSAADYIDAVIDDPNVTTILVFAEQIKKPAAFMKALRRAREVGKPVIVLKSGRSQSGKAAVMAHTGAIAGSDEACDAALLAAGAMQVHSIDELIETALLASSIRARPTATQIGGLSLSGGEIALVLDAAEELGVEFAPLGSAKPKVKELLPPFAHLSNPLDLTWAGLYDPAVARDCAHAIASQTDVGMLVLIQDAPSRLGVQQATRYSKLLEAVASGAAAANTPVVALSNVSDQPHAALQEVADKVGIPYLRGTRVGLSAISHYLRWSANSVRAPAADSASAARLAKSGLDLVPSHRLAAEHEARDVLKSYGVEGPRETFATSVNEAVAAAEEIGFPIVLKGLVENMVHKSDAGLVKVGLTSAEAVRSAAEAMLVSAAKVEGKFLGFLVQRKVSSLGEIFIGARVDADFGPLIVVGAGGVQVELYKDVAIRLAPIDEDAAREAIASTKVAQLLGGFRGAPAGDIQAVARTVSALSRFMADFSDRIHEIEINPLAVLENGKGCVALDCVLIPKGHAH